A genomic stretch from Dissulfuribacter thermophilus includes:
- the nrfD gene encoding NrfD/PsrC family molybdoenzyme membrane anchor subunit translates to MASNLSLGTLAEPRLATPTVNFITVLSIFFTLIGLGAGVYAMIVGHDHLYGVTREVPWGILISTYAFFAITSTGLCLLAAIGHLFGGTPIAHLGNRAVYLSIATILAAFSVIGLELESPWRMLIYNVISPNFSSNIWWMGTLYGLAVGAMFIEFFAILTRQWSLAITVGLIGALAEVGANTNLGAVFATLSARPFWYGAQLPVFFLCSAFASGAAAIILFTYLAHKMRGTEIDADTMSGLQSAGKILALTLFLLAVATIWRFVTIFTGGNELATIAANHLLKGPLATNFWLFETVIGLALPLLILVGTQMKNVTAMTLAALMALVGGFFQRYDLVVAGQQVPIYYGWSNLPDYLGYVPSAAELLVVMGGIGVCTTLFLFGERFFGKVFKAGTHH, encoded by the coding sequence ATGGCAAGCAACTTATCTCTGGGAACACTAGCAGAACCAAGATTAGCCACACCCACAGTCAATTTTATCACGGTCCTTTCAATCTTTTTTACCTTGATTGGGCTAGGTGCAGGGGTCTATGCAATGATAGTGGGGCATGACCACCTCTACGGTGTCACGAGAGAAGTGCCATGGGGCATTCTCATCAGTACCTATGCATTCTTCGCTATTACATCTACTGGGCTCTGCCTGCTCGCGGCAATAGGTCACCTCTTTGGAGGAACGCCAATAGCGCACCTTGGCAACAGGGCTGTTTACCTTTCTATTGCGACCATCCTAGCGGCCTTCTCAGTAATTGGCCTGGAACTTGAAAGCCCCTGGCGTATGCTCATCTACAACGTCATTTCACCAAATTTTAGTTCTAATATCTGGTGGATGGGCACACTATATGGCCTTGCTGTAGGTGCCATGTTTATAGAATTTTTTGCAATTCTCACTAGACAATGGTCATTGGCAATAACAGTAGGCCTAATAGGAGCCCTTGCTGAAGTAGGCGCCAATACTAATCTCGGGGCAGTCTTTGCCACGCTCTCTGCACGGCCATTTTGGTACGGTGCACAGCTTCCTGTATTCTTTCTCTGCTCTGCCTTCGCGAGCGGAGCAGCCGCTATCATATTATTCACCTATCTTGCCCACAAAATGCGTGGCACAGAGATTGATGCTGACACAATGAGCGGCTTGCAAAGTGCTGGAAAGATCCTTGCCCTAACTCTCTTTCTACTGGCTGTGGCTACTATATGGCGCTTTGTTACAATCTTTACTGGTGGAAATGAATTGGCAACAATTGCGGCCAACCATCTCCTCAAGGGACCACTTGCAACCAATTTCTGGCTCTTCGAAACTGTCATTGGCCTTGCACTGCCCCTTCTAATCTTGGTTGGCACACAAATGAAAAATGTCACGGCAATGACCCTTGCAGCCCTAATGGCACTAGTCGGTGGCTTCTTCCAACGCTATGACCTAGTTGTGGCCGGACAACAGGTACCTATCTACTACGGTTGGAGCAATCTTCCAGATTACCTAGGATATGTGCCATCTGCAGCAGAACTTCTAGTAGTCATGGGTGGAATCGGAGTGTGTACAACACTATTCCTCTTTGGTGAAAGATTCTTTGGCAAAGTATTCAAAGCCGGTACTCACCACTAA
- a CDS encoding sigma 54-interacting transcriptional regulator, whose translation MTQDLQRDLILDNITDGVFTIDRSGRITSFNKAAERITGYSAKEAIGKKCHEIFQSSLCGVQCALTQSIDTGRPNVRTPVFIQHKNGHIIPIRIATSPLLDHNGNILGGVETFQDQSLKFQQDIIVDSIADGVFTVDKDWRITSFNRAAEKITGHKAKEAIGKHCAEIFKSSICGPDCILARSIGQRTPILNKAITIERADGAKIPVSISASPLLDADGNLIGGVETFRDISAITALRKTITQKYIFSDIISKSPRMQKIFEILPDIAQSESNVLILGESGTGKELIARAIHNFSPRKKGPFVAVNCGAIPDTLLESELFGYKKGAFTDAKQDRPGRFAAAEKGTIFLDEIGDISMTLQVKLLRVLQEKTFEPLGSSRSIKADVRVLAATNKDLAELVKEGKFREDLFYRLNVVKIVLPPLRERLEDIPLLVDHFIKKLNLEKAKDIQGISDAALNLLMRYDYPGNIRELENIIEYAFILCRGQFIEPEHLPEPFAPENAKIIGRTPFSSGPKTLEEIEKEAIIAALERNNWKKMATCKELGISKDTLRRKIKRYGLKRE comes from the coding sequence TGGAAAAAAGTGCCATGAGATCTTTCAATCAAGCTTGTGCGGAGTTCAATGTGCCTTAACCCAAAGCATTGATACTGGTAGACCCAACGTAAGAACCCCTGTATTTATACAGCACAAAAATGGACATATAATCCCCATCAGGATAGCCACCTCGCCACTCCTCGATCACAATGGAAACATATTAGGTGGAGTGGAGACCTTCCAAGATCAGAGCCTAAAATTTCAGCAAGACATAATTGTAGATTCCATAGCAGATGGAGTGTTTACCGTCGACAAAGACTGGCGTATTACTTCTTTTAATAGGGCTGCAGAAAAGATTACCGGTCATAAAGCAAAAGAGGCTATTGGTAAACATTGCGCTGAAATCTTCAAATCCAGCATCTGTGGTCCTGATTGCATACTGGCCAGAAGCATAGGGCAGAGAACGCCCATTTTGAATAAGGCCATCACCATCGAGAGGGCAGACGGGGCCAAGATCCCTGTCAGCATAAGTGCCTCTCCTCTCCTCGATGCCGATGGAAACCTCATAGGAGGCGTGGAGACCTTTAGGGACATTAGCGCCATAACTGCGCTACGAAAAACCATCACCCAAAAATATATTTTCTCCGATATAATCTCTAAGAGTCCAAGAATGCAAAAAATATTTGAAATCCTTCCTGATATTGCACAGAGTGAAAGCAATGTGCTCATTCTCGGAGAAAGCGGGACAGGCAAGGAACTTATAGCACGAGCAATTCACAATTTTAGTCCTAGAAAAAAAGGACCTTTTGTCGCAGTCAATTGTGGGGCCATTCCAGATACCCTCCTAGAGTCTGAACTCTTTGGATATAAAAAAGGGGCATTTACCGATGCAAAGCAGGATCGTCCAGGTAGATTTGCCGCTGCTGAAAAGGGTACGATATTCCTGGATGAAATTGGAGACATCTCCATGACTCTACAGGTAAAATTACTTAGGGTCCTCCAAGAAAAAACTTTTGAACCCCTGGGCTCAAGTCGATCAATAAAAGCAGATGTAAGGGTACTTGCCGCTACAAACAAGGACCTGGCAGAACTAGTAAAGGAAGGAAAATTTAGGGAAGATCTATTCTATAGACTTAATGTCGTGAAAATTGTCCTCCCTCCACTCAGAGAACGACTTGAGGATATCCCACTATTGGTAGATCATTTTATCAAAAAACTCAACCTCGAAAAGGCTAAAGATATTCAAGGAATTTCTGATGCCGCCCTCAACCTCCTCATGCGTTATGACTATCCAGGGAATATAAGGGAACTGGAAAACATCATCGAATATGCATTTATCCTATGTCGTGGGCAATTCATAGAACCCGAACACCTACCAGAGCCCTTTGCTCCCGAAAATGCAAAGATTATCGGAAGAACTCCCTTCTCCTCTGGCCCAAAGACCTTGGAAGAAATTGAAAAGGAAGCAATTATCGCTGCGCTTGAACGTAATAACTGGAAGAAGATGGCAACATGCAAAGAACTCGGCATTTCAAAGGACACACTTAGACGCAAGATCAAACGATATGGGCTCAAAAGGGAATAG